In the genome of Segatella copri, one region contains:
- a CDS encoding glycosyl hydrolase 2 galactose-binding domain-containing protein yields the protein MKKQAVMFLALLSQSLGLTYADNLTETRGIGQYPGRPSQFTAPKMVKDQTYRNIALNRMVYTSSNADFNLTGHLVTDGIITSKAPSFLSVKTNEGELSNRDKEKMIDGNTVTSQYIKGEDAFVEFNWDAMKVNLKNLKFTGELAYYKEKASEGFVIRVLGSHNGTKWEVLGEEKGTGLPGEATKQQVSSDPNKFQDVVRLPLRKLNVAIPLKKQGNYEHVRIEMKMKGAAWWRIKLIDNTTSWRPSMHFSSVWKSDLTDKLSSKAQWLYVDLGTEADFDQVNLFWVNKARHGKIQVSNDAKNWSDIATLGQQKQKGLVEKVACKGHGRYVRLQLIEPDASGRFALSEMQVMGKGGLHAEAANTLASKNGKQMLNQWQLRREGSNAWIQATVPGTVLTSYMNIGAVPDNRYDDNMRQISESFFNSDFWYRTTINHQPSANRNQHTYLNFDGINWKADVLLNGQKIGRIDGAFIRSRIDVTNKLKPGANKLEVHVIKNAHFGVVKQKNLQNTDLNGGELGADNPTFHASIGWDWITNTPGREIGIWNDVYLTHDNGVSVSDPVVTSTLNLPDTLATMTPSVFLQNADAVAKTVKLTGYIGKIKFEKEVSLQPNEKCEVAFAPADYPQLKNQRMNLWWPNGYGSPYLYDAGFKVSDKASGEMLSELTYKAGIRQMSYTDLETQTKIYINGKRLNPLGGNWGFSETNLNYRGREYDAAVRYHKEMNYNMIRDWVGQIGDEELYEACDKHGIMIWQDFWLANPWDGPDPDDDKMFLENSADYISRIRSHACIGIYCGRNEGFPPASIDKVLREQVKAIHPQLGYIPSSADLGVSGHGPYQMKSPSFYFANQSHKLHSERGMPNVPTFESLSRMMEPEHLWPQSDAWGQHDYTLKGAQGGESFNNIMEKRYGKPQSAEQFTKWAQWLNYDGYRAMYESSQQDRLGLLIWMSHACWPSMVWCTYDYYFEPTAAYFGVKKACEPLHIQYNPVKKVAEVVNFAGGAKNGLVAKAQIFDMYGKLIKEDSQEVNVGEDQTLDAVSVSEPDEAVYYIKLTLQQNNQVVSDNFYVMGKEEDNLQALSKLPKATVAISGKRFVQQGEEWIGEVEIRNTGNVPALLIRLNLKGGDGEQILPVIYSDNYFSLMPNECKKIKVSYRNEDGRGQAPYVEVTGFNK from the coding sequence GACAAGGAGAAGATGATTGACGGCAATACGGTGACAAGCCAATATATTAAAGGTGAAGATGCTTTCGTGGAGTTCAACTGGGATGCCATGAAGGTGAACCTCAAGAATCTGAAGTTCACCGGTGAGCTGGCTTACTACAAGGAAAAGGCTTCCGAAGGTTTTGTGATTCGCGTTTTGGGTTCGCACAATGGTACCAAATGGGAGGTGCTCGGCGAGGAGAAAGGCACCGGACTTCCTGGTGAAGCTACCAAGCAGCAAGTGAGCTCCGACCCTAACAAGTTCCAGGACGTGGTGCGCCTGCCACTCAGAAAACTGAATGTTGCCATTCCTTTGAAGAAGCAGGGCAACTATGAGCATGTTCGCATCGAAATGAAGATGAAGGGTGCGGCTTGGTGGCGTATCAAACTCATCGATAACACCACTTCATGGCGTCCATCCATGCACTTCTCAAGTGTATGGAAATCTGATTTAACCGATAAGTTGAGTTCCAAGGCACAGTGGCTCTATGTAGATTTGGGTACAGAGGCCGACTTCGACCAGGTGAATCTCTTCTGGGTAAACAAGGCTCGCCACGGAAAGATTCAGGTTTCTAATGATGCCAAGAATTGGAGCGATATTGCTACCCTGGGACAGCAGAAGCAGAAGGGACTGGTAGAGAAGGTGGCTTGCAAGGGCCATGGCAGATATGTGAGATTGCAGTTGATTGAACCGGATGCTTCCGGCAGATTCGCCTTGTCTGAAATGCAGGTGATGGGTAAGGGCGGTTTGCATGCCGAGGCAGCCAATACGCTGGCTTCCAAGAATGGCAAGCAGATGCTCAACCAGTGGCAGCTGCGCCGCGAGGGAAGCAATGCCTGGATTCAGGCTACCGTGCCGGGTACCGTGCTTACCAGCTACATGAATATCGGGGCGGTGCCTGATAACCGCTACGATGACAATATGCGACAGATTTCGGAGTCGTTCTTCAATTCTGATTTCTGGTATCGTACCACCATCAACCATCAGCCTTCTGCCAACAGGAACCAGCATACCTATCTCAACTTTGATGGTATCAACTGGAAGGCGGATGTATTGCTGAATGGTCAGAAGATTGGACGTATAGATGGTGCATTTATCCGCTCACGCATCGACGTGACGAATAAGTTGAAGCCAGGTGCCAACAAGTTGGAGGTGCATGTTATCAAGAATGCCCACTTCGGCGTAGTGAAGCAGAAGAATCTTCAGAACACCGATTTGAATGGTGGTGAGTTGGGTGCTGATAACCCTACCTTCCATGCTTCTATCGGATGGGACTGGATTACCAATACCCCAGGTCGTGAAATCGGTATCTGGAATGATGTGTATCTTACTCATGATAATGGCGTAAGTGTTTCAGACCCAGTGGTTACATCCACCCTGAACTTGCCTGATACCCTGGCAACGATGACACCATCTGTGTTCCTGCAGAATGCGGACGCTGTGGCAAAGACCGTGAAACTGACGGGTTATATCGGAAAAATCAAGTTTGAAAAGGAAGTAAGTCTGCAGCCAAACGAGAAGTGTGAGGTGGCTTTTGCGCCTGCTGATTATCCGCAGCTCAAGAACCAGCGCATGAATCTCTGGTGGCCTAACGGCTATGGTTCACCTTATTTATATGATGCCGGATTCAAGGTATCTGACAAGGCATCCGGCGAGATGCTTTCTGAGCTGACCTATAAGGCAGGTATCCGCCAGATGAGCTATACCGACCTGGAGACCCAGACCAAAATTTACATCAACGGCAAGCGATTGAATCCGCTGGGCGGTAACTGGGGGTTCTCGGAGACCAACCTCAACTATCGTGGACGTGAATATGATGCAGCCGTGCGTTACCATAAGGAGATGAACTACAATATGATTCGCGACTGGGTAGGACAGATTGGCGATGAGGAACTTTACGAGGCATGCGATAAGCATGGTATCATGATATGGCAGGACTTCTGGCTGGCGAACCCATGGGATGGACCAGACCCTGATGACGACAAGATGTTCCTTGAGAACTCTGCCGATTACATCTCCCGCATCCGCAGTCATGCATGTATCGGCATCTATTGCGGCAGAAACGAGGGCTTTCCTCCTGCATCCATTGATAAGGTGCTGAGAGAGCAGGTGAAGGCGATTCATCCACAGTTGGGCTATATTCCTAGCTCAGCCGACCTGGGTGTGAGCGGTCATGGTCCTTACCAGATGAAATCACCATCTTTCTACTTCGCTAACCAGAGCCATAAGTTGCATTCGGAGCGTGGTATGCCTAATGTTCCTACCTTCGAATCGCTGAGCAGAATGATGGAACCGGAGCATCTGTGGCCACAAAGTGATGCCTGGGGACAGCATGATTATACATTGAAGGGTGCCCAGGGAGGTGAATCTTTCAACAACATCATGGAAAAGCGATATGGCAAGCCTCAGAGTGCAGAGCAGTTTACCAAGTGGGCACAGTGGCTGAACTATGATGGCTATCGTGCGATGTACGAGTCTTCTCAGCAAGACCGTCTCGGTTTGCTCATCTGGATGAGTCATGCCTGCTGGCCAAGCATGGTTTGGTGTACCTATGATTATTATTTCGAGCCAACCGCTGCTTACTTTGGTGTGAAGAAGGCTTGCGAGCCATTGCATATCCAGTATAATCCAGTGAAGAAGGTTGCCGAGGTGGTTAACTTTGCCGGTGGCGCCAAGAACGGTCTGGTGGCTAAGGCTCAGATTTTCGATATGTACGGAAAGCTGATTAAGGAGGATAGCCAGGAAGTGAATGTGGGTGAAGACCAGACTCTTGATGCGGTAAGCGTAAGCGAGCCGGATGAGGCTGTTTATTACATCAAGTTGACGCTTCAGCAGAACAACCAGGTGGTATCTGACAACTTTTACGTGATGGGTAAGGAGGAGGATAATCTCCAGGCACTTTCTAAACTGCCAAAGGCAACGGTTGCCATCAGTGGCAAGCGCTTTGTTCAGCAGGGTGAAGAGTGGATTGGCGAGGTTGAAATCCGCAACACGGGCAATGTGCCAGCTCTCTTGATCCGTTTGAACCTGAAGGGTGGTGATGGCGAGCAGATTCTGCCTGTTATCTACAGCGACAACTACTTCAGTCTGATGCCGAATGAGTGTAAGAAGATCAAGGTTTCTTATCGCAATGAGGATGGCAGAGGTCAGGCTCCATACGTGGAGGTTACCGGTTTTAACAAGTAA
- a CDS encoding nitroreductase family protein, translating into MESTKNRTSIRKYADKEVTDELLNQLLEEAMRTPTMGNLQLYSVVVTRSEEGKKALAPAHFNQPMVTGAPVVLTICADYRRTTLWAENRKGTPGYDNILSFMNAATDALLFTQTFTNLAEESGLGTCFLGTTVYMPKMIIDTLKLPKLVMPVATLTIGWPAEHPAQSDRLPLRSIIHNEHFEDYTPEKIDDFYAEKEALEENKEFVRINNVETLAQVFTDIRYTKKDCEAMSIGFLDALKQQGFLK; encoded by the coding sequence ATGGAATCAACTAAGAACAGAACCTCTATCCGCAAATATGCCGACAAAGAGGTTACAGATGAACTTTTGAACCAGTTGCTCGAAGAGGCGATGCGCACCCCTACCATGGGCAACCTGCAACTCTACAGCGTGGTGGTAACCCGAAGCGAAGAAGGCAAGAAAGCCCTGGCTCCTGCCCACTTCAACCAGCCGATGGTAACAGGCGCTCCTGTGGTGCTCACCATCTGCGCCGACTATCGACGCACCACCCTCTGGGCGGAAAACCGCAAGGGTACTCCGGGATACGACAACATCCTCTCGTTCATGAATGCGGCTACCGATGCCCTGCTCTTCACGCAGACATTCACCAACCTGGCAGAAGAGTCTGGTTTGGGTACCTGCTTCCTGGGCACTACGGTGTATATGCCAAAGATGATCATCGACACTCTGAAACTGCCGAAACTCGTGATGCCCGTTGCCACCCTCACCATCGGATGGCCTGCCGAGCATCCAGCCCAGAGCGATCGCCTGCCATTGCGCAGCATCATCCACAACGAACATTTCGAGGATTACACCCCAGAAAAGATTGATGATTTCTACGCCGAGAAGGAAGCACTGGAAGAGAATAAGGAGTTTGTACGCATCAACAACGTAGAAACCCTCGCCCAGGTTTTCACCGACATCCGATATACCAAAAAGGATTGCGAGGCCATGAGCATCGGATTTCTCGATGCCCTCAAGCAGCAGGGATTCCTCAAGTAA
- the folB gene encoding dihydroneopterin aldolase — translation MVKSSKIYLRNVRFHAYHGVLEQENTVGNDYLVNLSLEYDFSRAMQTDELSGTINYAEVYELLKREMAKPSKLLEHVAGRIGDSLFAAYPSIKEIQLSVTKINPPMGADSDGAGVEVVLTNNKT, via the coding sequence ATGGTGAAGAGCAGTAAGATTTATCTCAGGAATGTTCGCTTCCATGCCTATCATGGAGTGTTGGAGCAAGAGAATACGGTGGGCAACGATTATCTCGTCAACCTGTCGCTGGAATACGATTTCTCCCGTGCCATGCAGACCGATGAACTCAGCGGCACCATCAATTATGCCGAGGTATATGAACTGCTGAAAAGAGAAATGGCGAAGCCTAGCAAGCTCCTTGAGCATGTGGCTGGCAGAATCGGCGATTCGCTCTTTGCCGCCTATCCTTCCATCAAGGAAATACAATTGTCTGTTACCAAGATAAATCCGCCGATGGGTGCTGATAGTGACGGTGCAGGAGTGGAAGTTGTATTAACAAATAATAAAACTTAA
- a CDS encoding N-acetylmuramoyl-L-alanine amidase family protein: MCKKITLLLALMCMLVVTAFAANKRFTLVIDPGHGGHDAGARGAISMEKNINLTVALRFGKYVEQNMPEVRVIYTRKQDVFIPLHERANIANRANADLFISVHTNALPAGKVARGFETYTLGMHRAKDNLDVAMRENSVISMEKGFEQTYEGFDPKSSESYIIFEFIQGKNMERSVELARMIQRSVCDSGCRPDKGVHQAGFLVLRETSMPSCLIELGFITTPDEERLLNDNAKVDDIAKGIYEAFAKYKNKYDRSVSVPYRAANRQESTLPKIVPDSYKEEAENRRVKKQEPVRRTRAAKTDDSDRKADTVASQSRNAPKDAPVFKLQIFVGNRNLRKGDAHFKGETEFDSFQEGNLVKYTLGASTNYNEIYRLRKEKMEKFPEAFIIAFKNGEKYDVNQAIREFKQNRNR; this comes from the coding sequence ATGTGTAAGAAAATAACATTGCTGTTGGCTTTGATGTGTATGCTGGTAGTGACGGCTTTCGCAGCCAACAAGCGTTTTACGCTGGTTATCGACCCAGGACATGGCGGCCATGATGCAGGTGCTAGAGGAGCCATCTCCATGGAGAAGAATATCAATCTTACCGTGGCTCTGCGCTTCGGTAAATACGTGGAACAGAACATGCCTGAGGTGCGTGTTATCTATACTCGCAAGCAGGATGTGTTTATTCCACTTCACGAGCGTGCGAATATCGCCAATCGTGCCAATGCCGACCTGTTTATCTCTGTGCATACCAATGCGCTTCCGGCAGGCAAGGTGGCACGTGGCTTCGAAACCTATACGCTGGGTATGCACCGCGCCAAGGACAATCTGGATGTGGCGATGCGAGAGAACTCGGTGATTTCGATGGAGAAGGGCTTCGAGCAGACTTACGAAGGTTTCGACCCGAAGTCTTCCGAGAGTTACATCATCTTCGAGTTCATCCAGGGTAAGAACATGGAGCGCAGCGTGGAGCTGGCTCGAATGATTCAGCGCAGCGTGTGCGATAGCGGTTGTCGTCCTGATAAGGGCGTACATCAGGCTGGATTCCTGGTGCTTAGAGAAACTTCGATGCCGAGCTGTCTGATAGAGTTGGGTTTCATCACTACGCCTGATGAGGAGCGGCTCTTGAATGATAATGCCAAGGTTGACGACATCGCCAAAGGCATCTACGAGGCTTTCGCCAAGTATAAGAACAAGTACGACCGGTCGGTTTCCGTGCCTTATCGTGCTGCGAATCGACAGGAAAGCACCCTGCCGAAAATCGTTCCGGATTCTTATAAGGAAGAGGCGGAAAACAGAAGGGTGAAGAAGCAGGAACCCGTAAGAAGAACGAGAGCAGCAAAAACTGATGATTCTGACAGAAAGGCTGATACGGTAGCTTCTCAGTCGCGAAATGCTCCGAAAGATGCACCGGTGTTCAAACTTCAGATATTCGTAGGCAATCGGAATCTCCGAAAGGGCGATGCTCATTTCAAGGGTGAAACGGAATTCGACAGCTTCCAGGAGGGCAACCTGGTGAAATACACCTTGGGAGCATCTACCAACTATAATGAGATTTATCGCTTGCGCAAGGAAAAGATGGAGAAGTTCCCGGAAGCATTCATCATTGCCTTCAAGAATGGGGAGAAGTATGATGTGAATCAGGCTATCCGAGAATTCAAGCAGAATAGGAACAGATAA